Below is a genomic region from Falco naumanni isolate bFalNau1 chromosome 2, bFalNau1.pat, whole genome shotgun sequence.
TCAAGAGGTTGCAAGCCATGATTTTTACattataagaaagaaaaaccagaatTTCAAAATCTAGCTTCTGcaaatttacagaaattattcaCATGACAAATTCATTGAATTATCTGGCTGGACACACATGTAGCATGGTTTTAATTCCTGCAGGAGATGATGGCAGTCAATACTGGCCTGCTGATTAATCTATGGGCTAGGCTGCTGACTGGTGTAACAAGCACTGTCTTTGTTGAAAACCAATATAGTCAATGCTATGCCTTATACATACTTGTATGGGTCTCTACGTCATCCATGCGCTGCCATTGTTGCTTGACTTCATCAGCCAACTGATGAATAATTCATATTTCCCCAAATATGATGTAACTTCCTATGTGGTGCAGGATGTTTTATTTGCATCAGAATATCACAGACGTTGACAATGTGGTGAAATCTGCTGAAGAAATTCCTTCCTTTGAAAGCTCATCGTTATTTCATTTAGTTGTTACATTGTCCCTAACTTACCTGTGATTGAAATACGGATCTTATTGTTTGGAATAGGCTGTGATTCCTGAGGTGTGATTTAATGTTATAAACTCAAGGGGCCAATTTCATACACCATTAGATTTTGTGAGGGAAACATGCATCCATTAATTCTGAAATGCACTGGGTTTCGAGGCCAATGTGTAGGTCAGGCAATGTGATGAGCATGGTGCTAGAGCACACCAATGCTGTGCATGTGGGCAACCTGCCTCCTGAATGCCCTGGCTGGGGTGCCAGCCTGCCACCGAGCGCCCATGGTCTTCAGAAGTtcaacacaaaacacagctacATCAACTAGCACTTCGCCATGTGCTTTCGGAATTAAACTTTATATTTCCTCCTCTGAGACAATCAGACCTATCTGGCTGCCTGCGAATTCCCCATTACAAACCTTTGTCACTGCTGTGGTATGTTGTGGTCTTCTGGGATGGGGGATCAGTTCAGCTGCTTGAGCAGGAGTCAATGAAGTGAGTGGGGCAGACAGGAGGCAGGGGTTTTCTCCAAGATCACAAGGTGCTGGGCATCCTTAGTATCAGGATactaaaatgctttctttcataGGGTGGTTCATAATAAAGTGTAAGGATGAGTTAATCTCcaatgatgttttaaaagaaaaaaaacaaatgtttatcTAAAACACATTTCTTGGTGGTTAACatctgtttttttgtgttgaagaatgaagaaggaaaagatgataATGATCCTGGTGGTGGAACACACACTGAGAAGGTCTCCCTAAAAGCCAGTGACTCTATGGAAAGTCTCTATAGTCTGAACAGTGGCCAAAGCTCATCTAGTAAGTACAGGACATCCACACTTCCTATTCAGTCGCTGGATCAATATTGCTACTGTTTAAGTCTGAGGTATCAGAGCTGGTGATCAAAAATGTGATGGTAGAGAGCTCTTCAGTCTGGCAGGCAAAAGTGTAATTTGACTAAATGGATGGAAGCTAGGGTAGACATACCTCTCCAGAAATAAACTGAGTATTTTTAAGAGTGGAATTATTAAATGaagttaaaatgaaatgaaatgaaaagaaaagaacagaaaaggaaaggcaaggcaaggtaaggcaagaaaaaaagaaaagaaagaaaaaagaaaagaaagaaaaaagaaaggaaaagaaaagaaaagaaaagaaaagaaaagaaaagaaaagaaaagaaaagaaaagaaaagaaaaaagaaaagaaaagaaaagaaaagaaaagaaaagaaaagaaaagaaaagaaaagaaaagaaaagaaaaaagaaaagaaaagaaaagaaaagaaaagaaaagaaaagaaaaaagaaaagaaaagaaaagaaaagaaaagaaaagaaaagaaaagaaaagaaaagaaaagaaaagaaaagaaaagaaaagaaaagaaaagaaaagaaaagaaaagaaaagaaaagaaaagaaaagaaaagaaaagaaaagaaaagaaaagaaaagaaaagaaaagaaaaatattataggGGTTGTTGCTGGTATATATGCCATATATGTCATAAATGTTTCTTGCGGTTATCAGTGCCGTGGTGCTGGCACCCATAGGGTTGCAATCACTGTGTGCAGCCACACAAGCATCCTTTCTGAGGGTAGTGGCTGTGACTTCATCCTTCGCCCTGCAGATGCGAGGCAGACCAAGTCAGAGGTCTCTCTGAGATGACAGGTGATGGAAGCCTGACCTGGTGGCTTCAGGTCATGGTGCAGTGAGGCACAGTCTCCTTCTCCCCAAACCCACTGAAAACCCTCCCCCAACAGGGTAGTCTCAGTCAGAAGGCAGATGAATCTTTGATGAGAAGCAGAGTTCGCCTCCACCTCTCTGTCCATTGCTCTGCTGTGGATATTTGCTGGGCAGCAGGCCACAGCTGCCTATGGTGACATTGCCCTGCCATCACTGCAGGCACCACATGAGCCCTAAGTGGGGACTTGAGATGCAGTCCAGACCATTTGCACTTAGTAGTTAATCTGGTCCTGAGACGGAACTGTGCACTTAAGCAATCACctcaaacaaaaccatttttatgATCATTTTCTATGATGTGATTTGTGAAAATTGTGTATGGGAGTTTACTTCCAACACACTGCTGCTCTTATCTAAAAACATATTTGGATGGGATATTGCAGAGCTTGCTCAAATTTGCTTGAATTACTCTGCTGATATTTTATTGCTCAACTTGGATAAAATGACAAGCAGAAATGTTGATAAGATTAAGACTTCTCTCTGCAATGCAGGTTCCTTTGATGTTTCAGCTAGCTctgtaatgaaataaaataacttctacagtacttgttttcatttctttgaatAAACAGGAGAAGTTCAGCAGAATTAATTCCCTAAATTGCACTTTTAGAGTACATTTTATTAATCTGCAGAGGTAATATTTCAAAAAGTCTGCAGGTAAAATGTGTATTCTTTTAGTATCATCACCAGAAACAGATTATTGTAGTGatgattttaatgaaagatgTCTTATCTGTTTTCTTCGGTCCCTTGCAGTATGCTTtttattgaatttatttttcctggaatGTGTCAAAACCACACAGAGTACACTCTTTCACTAATTCTGTGCTTCCGAACACTTTCCTCTTGGCTGCTGTGCAGAATTGTATGTCTTGGTACAGGAGGTCTCTCAACTTGTCTCTCTTTAAGGTGGGGTGACCAGTTGCTCAGATGGAACCAGCAACAGGGACAGCCTCCGGTTTGATGATGAAGTCCCTTACAGTGGGCCCTTCTGTGGTCGAGCCAAGGTTCACACTGACTTCACACCAAGTCCTTATGACACCGACTCTCTGAAAATCAAGGTAAGACAACCaccaggttttcttcttttccagtaaGAATGCCAGGGGACACAATTTTTACGTGTGAAGAATATGTTTACCAATGCATTTCTAACTGTTAGCGCATGTATAATGCTCTAAAAGCAAGATCAATCTGGTTTTTGCAATGCTTTTATAAGGACTTAGTTCAGACAACGCTGCAAAGCCAACTGCCGTGAAAGACTTTTTAAGGCATAGACTCCAGGTAGGTACCTCATCATGGTGTCCACCTGGATACCACAGCTTTCCTTAGAGTAAAAACCATGTTGCTTCCTGCATACTAGGTCTGGAGTAAGTCAAACTTGAGTCTCATGGGATGTGAAGTTGCCTCCCCAGCTTTTCCAGTCACAAGTAGCATGTATCAAAAGTTCAGTGGCACCCGTTGTctttaatgaaaacagtttgCCTTTCCATTAAGCTTTTCTTTAAGCATACCTTTGAACTATGAATTTTCTCTGGCCCCGACAACACGGCAGGGGTGTGAGCGAGAAAAAGGAGCTTTAGATGTGGACCTGGTTGAACATTATTCGAAAAGCCCAGCCGTTTTCTGCTCCTTCCATGCAGATGCATTCCATATCATCATCCTTCAGACTACTCATGGCTGTAACCtggacttctttcttttccctctttataAATACATTCATATCCAGATTATATTCACACTTcagcatcttttcttcttcttcacaGCCTCTTTTTGTCAAAATCCTCATCTGTATTTCACGGCAGTCTCCCTCTCCATTGCCCTGCCAGTCCTTGCAGCCTTCACCACTCACACCTTGCAGCCCTCCACTTCCACCCCCACCTAGtggatttctttcaaaacagtttaaCTGGTCTCAAAACAGCAAATGTCTGCTGGCTCACACAGGTTCCTTTTTTAGTCACTGGGGCTGTGTATCTTAGAATTGTAAACAACTACTCTAGCATTGAAATCCCCTAAATCTGTTTCACAAAGTTTCAGTACCCTGAATCTGAATTCACAGCGCATCTGCAGTTTAGCTTAGAGCCACTGCCTAATCCTCATCTGCATCCACGTCTGAAGTTCCTAAACCTCCATGAGTGTGTAGAATAATATGTGTGCTTATAGAGCTTTAAACAAATGTTTGCTTAGTTTCCATTTCAAACGTGCTCATAGCTCTGAGCTCCATATTCTAACAAAACCAGGTCACTGAAACACAGTCGATTTCATACTTGGGTTTGTACCAAGACCAGGGGGctgcttttcttgcagtttCTTGACCAGACCAGAAAAGAGTCAAAACTCTTggaatttttaacaaatattttaataaactgaGTAGATTTTTAACTTTGTAACAGAATGCCAAATGAAGTCTGTACATGGGGACTTGTTGGATAACTCTTTAAAGACTTTCAACATTTTTATAAACTCTGTGGTACCCGCGCTGAAGAGAGGACTCAATTCTGAGGTCACAGGAGCAAGTTGTGTAGGGGCTATGACTTACAAGGGAACCTTCTTACTATGAGAATTACTCCCAGTGACTGTTTTGCTAAGCTGAGACCTCGGTTCACAACATGCCTGTGAACACCTTTACCAAAAAGCCCTTTTGAAGTAGCTGAGTTGTCACTTTTTTTGCCTCACATTTATGAGTGGATGCACAAGTGTGGAGGGGCTGAAGCCTTTAGATCTGTCTGCTAAGGCACCTTCCACTATTTTCTCTGGTGTTAATATAGTAAATAGAAAAATTTGTCAGTACTTTGGGAAAGACAGACAGGAAGATATTAAGACAGTTAAATGTTCTTTATTGCCTTTGAGAAAtgtagctgggttttttttactgtaaattgAGTAAAAGTCCACCTTTCACATAGCTCAGCTATCAATTTCTGAAGACCCTTGGGATGCTGGATAATAACATTATCATGTAAAATGGTTTGGCacatacttgaaaaataacCTCACAGTGTTCCCTTGCTTTTTGCCAAAGCTATGCCCACTGTCCATGGCAAAAGCTGATTGCTGATGCAGCCCTATACCTTTTCAGGGACCAGCTGGAGCACAAACACCTCTCCTTCCCACGAATTCAGAGATAAGAACTCCTTTTTCTGTAGTTACTTTGCTGAgattttataaaagcaaaggaGCTAAAGCTGGgtagttttaaaaagttactttgCACTGACCAGTTGAGATTCTGTGCTGTCTGTGCTGGTTTTTGTACACAGAGGAAAAGCCACATATAACAAACCAGATGTGTAAGCAgtggtgtgcttttttttattgttctagAAAGGAGACATCATAGATATCATCTGCAAAACCCCCATGGGCATATGGACAGGCATGCTGAACAACAAAGTAGGAAACTTCAAGTTCATTTACGTGGATATTATCTTGGAAGAGGAAGCTGCACCCAAAAAGATAAAGCCACCCAGAGGAAGCAAAAGGACCGAGCCTAAAACATTGCAAGAGCTCCTGGACTGTGTCCACCTGCAGGTCAGCCAACACGTTTCCCCGCTGTATTTGAAACGTTTCATTTCTGTGCACTTGGGTTTGGATGTCATTTACAGGCAGATGTAGAAAGGCAGGTTTCAGTGGTTTTGGTGTCAGCAAAGCTAAGCAGCTTCGTGTCTGTCTTTTATCTGATGAGGCTGCCTTATAGAACTGCATTTTACATCATTTGGGTAGGCTAAGAGGCACAGCAGTGACTTGTCAAGTCACCATAACCTGACTGCAGTTGTGTGCCTAAGCACAGGAGGTGGGTGAGTGCAGCCAGCGCAGGGAGAGGACCGCAGTCTGACTCCAGTGCCAACATTTAGAATTTGGGTTTCTAATTTCTTGTGATCTTTAGGGAGCAATAGTCCTTTTGCTCTATGCTCATATTGCACCTCTCTCCCTCACTGCAACCCTAGCTCTCAACTGAGTGTGAAAGCATAATTAGGTCATGATTTAcagataacatttttaataacagttaTTGCTTTGGTGCTGATGCAAACACTCCTTTCCCTGGAGTGTGTGCAGTTTCATACCGCATTGACACACTGCTCAAGGGGGaccacacagcacagctgaggcCTCCCTCAGATTCTCACCTTGCTTATGTCGAAGGGCTCCTTCTGTGCAAAGGCAGAGCACACCCTTCCCCAGAGACCCTCTTGGACCCAGCATGGGATGCATTCGTAGGGTGACCCACAAAAGTCCAGACAACTGGCAGATCAAATAATTTCTGGCAAGCCTCTGTCCTGGGTCCAGTTTGCTGCCTGACTCTTTTAGACAGCTCAGGCATAGATGCTGGGATGGCCAGGAGAACCCCCAGGGATCTCTGCCTCTGTCCTGGCTTGCTCTCCAGCTCTGGTTTTAGGCCAAAGGTGGGTCAATCAGACTGAAGAACAGAGCCCATTTCAACCTgacaaaaaagtaaaagagaaattGTTCCTATTCCTGTACTAAACACAGTGCTTGTTTACACGAGAggctttgcttgtttctttctgtaggaATATGCCTCAACCCTCTTGCTAAATGGCTATGAAACTCTAGAGGACTTAAAGGATCTACAGGAGAGCCACCTGattgaattaaatatttcaaatccAGAAGACAGGGCAAGATTGTTGTCAGCAATTGAAAATCTACAGGACTATGACAGTAAGTGTTTAAGCTTTGTTAAGAGTCATGTGCAAGTTTTAACTGAAGAAACACTTCTAAAGAAATAGTGATTCTCACACTGACCTGttaaaccagttttcttttAGATATGAAACATGGAATAAGATGATTGTCTTATTTGTTCAGATAGCAAACCATACATCTCTTCTAGATATGTATATGATTACTATACTAGCAACACgtgaattatttaatatttcttatgTATAGGTCCTACACTAGAGATTAGTAGTAACTATTGCTTAAGAACAACCCTACTTACGGTTGGGGACCCAACCCTCCAGACGGGATAAGTGACTTCCCAAAAGTCACAAGGTCTGTGCAAGAGCAGAAAATTAAACCTCTCAAACTCTGTGCTAGTATCTTAACCAAAACATAACTTACTTCAAATAGCTACGgtaaagaattttctttaaagtttttttaaacagcattcTGGAGAATAAGACAGCTTTTCCCTCCCTCACTTCATCTCACACTTAAATCCTTATCCAAATCAGTTTCTTTTGtagcaatgtttttttaaaaaaaattaaatatatactaATAGCTGGTTTGCATCCTTTTCTCAAAATGACTCTGACTCAAGTTTCCGGTGAGCTTCTGAAAGCTGATCATACAGTGTATGTAAATGTATGTGTATTGATCACCCTTGTTTTCTTCACTTGCTCCTTTCACTGGGAGTGGAAAAGCTAGGATACAGAACAGCAAATACTGTTCTCATgatattttaatgatatttcCAGCCTGActtctaattttaaataatttatgccAAATTCCTAGAAACTACAGTTAAGCATCTACTTAATTAGACACTAAGCCAAAGCAGGAGACATTTTCGTCTTCATTGAAATTTGTGCATACTCACCCCTGTGCTGAGCAGTCATTTAATCAAACGTGCACTTGCAACTGAGAAgcatctgaaagaaagaaaaggacaccCAGAAAAGCAATGTCTTTCTGGGATATTTTAATATCAGTTCCTGTCAGATGCCCACTTTTTATCTCTTCAGTAGGTAGGCAGCTTTCCAGTTCTCACTGCAGCACACgtacatatatatgcacataccTCCGTGCACATATATACCCTGTGTGCTGCAGTACATAAATCTCTCTGGATTTCTACGCATGTCTTTGGCTACCTCATCCATGCAGCTTTTCCTGCGTGTGTTCTCTAACCTCCCGCTTTGTGTGTTTGCTGACCTTGTTTTTACCGTGTGTTTGGGCTGTCTGGGGACCCCATTTGTACATGCAGTCTTTCCTGTTCTCAGTCAGCTTTCAGGGAAAGAGTAAGGTTCTTGCAAACGTGTTAGAGAGGCATTAAAAGGGTTTTCTTTGCCCACCAGGTTCAGTAGTTCTTTCTGGTCTATAGCTTTGTGAGAGAGATGACAGGCTAGAAAAGGGCTCTTGAAGGGCTGTCTATGTAGAAGTAGTGATTGAAAGGGtgaatccaggaaaaaaatggctaCATTTTCCAAGAATTGTATTGCAGGGATCTAGCTGGAAAtcatctgaaaatacatttgtttccCTAGTTTTCCCTTAAACTGACTGTATGCACATTTTTATATACTTCTTGGTAACTAGCCTTGCTGCACTTGCTGCACCTTTTATTGTGTATGCTTTTCTTTGTCAGTATATTACACcagaaaagttaatgaaaaaatctAGATTgtaattttgcagttttgcagcagtttgaaaaatgaaaccaaaacaatgttttttaaCAGACCACACGAGTGTGAGGATATGGTTTACTATTTATATTCTTTGTGCAACAAAAACCATAGCAAGCAGCCTTAGACACCTAACCTTTTTAGAAGATGAGaccaagtttttctttttctgaaggtgTCTTCACACTTCACATTCTACACACACGTGTGCAAGGGCCAAACATAACAAGGTCCTTACACGTACCATAACtgaaaattaaggaaattaCCTTAATTATTCAAATAGGGTTCTTCCTAATTGGCAGCATGGAATTAAGTCAATTCTCCAGGCAAAACAGCGTCCCTGATGTTATCTGTATGATAGTTGAGTATTTAAATTCTTGTAATGGTTCTGGAAATAATAACATTAAATCTTATAAAGTAGCCCTTGCTTTAAACTCAGTGATGACATTGTAGTCttagatgaagagaaaaaatgaatatttgctTCACATCTACTTTAGATAGGTATAGCCAATCTTTCCAGTATTCAtattcaataaaataatatacCCAGAATTTATGAATACTCACAGGGACCAGAACCAAGACATCTTTATATAATCGTGCCAGCTATAAGCATTCATTTAAAGTGTAGCTGAGTTTCATAAGACTCACGTATATTTTAAGGTAAGCCATGCATAAATACTTTCCTGGTTTAGAGTCTTGATTTGGGACTGAATCAAATCCTTGTCTTGTCTTGGTTGCCAAAGGTTCATAGCATTTGTCACATGACTGGTAAGGACAGAGCAGAATTTAgcaaatctgctttaaaaagaaagatatgaAGACTAAAACTGATAGAAGCTATCTGTTAAGTTGTTATAATGAAAGACAGGGAGTCAAGATGATCTTGGGGATAAGCTCAGCTTGGGCTTGACTTTGTCCGAATCATTTGACCTCTTTGTCCTTCTGTCAATCCAATTGGAAAATTGGGTTGAAAGAGGTGGGTGCTACTGTGAAAGTAAATCCTGCATCTGAACTGAACTTTCCTAggtcaatatttttttctttcctaaatggGCATGACTCAGTCCAgcataaatgattttttaattaaaattgattttctGCATTGCTTAGAAGTGAGCAGCATAATTACCCACAGCTACAAGGTAATCTGTTTACCGACCAAGAGTGTTCTAGATATAACTTCAGCACTTCTCCAGATAAAAGTTCACTCTTTCTATAAGCTTTGTGAAAAAACGTACTAAGGCCATAGACCATATTTATTGTTCTAAGCCCATCTTTCTCACAAAGCTTGGAAGACTTCCATGTCTTTGCATTACATTCGTGCTTCTGTGAAGCATGTGTTTGATTAATGGATGGGGTCTCAGGTACGGTCCAGAGCTGAAATGCAAGGGTTTCCGAGTTTTTGTGACTCTGCTATTATTCAGAAAAGCCAGGCGTGTGCAAACGTAGCCTCATTTTATTAGATTCTACTATAAATGTAGTAAAAAGAGATTTAATACTTCTTTAATGTGATATCTGATATCGTGAAATGTCCAGATGTTTTTACAGGGCTTTTaatgtcttttcctttccttggctTTTTCTTGACATTTATTGCATGTTATACTAAGTGATTTCTTCATGCCGCATACTTGTGACTATATAATTCATGTTGCAGAATAAGCAGTTACTGAGTTTTCTAACTAAAAGACCTGCAGCAATAGTTTTCGCATTATATGCTTCTTAAAGCTTTCCAAAATGTAGCATTTCTGGCAGTGAGAATCTTTTCATCTTACGTTTGATTTAGAGCTGAATggatttgaaaggaaaaacttAACCCATCTTATACCAGGAATTAAAAACTAAGTTTTATTTAGCAAATGCTACCACATAGTTGGTTTTAGGCAGATTTTGCTTCCTGGTCCTCCACTACCTTCTTTCTACCTTTCCTGGGAGTCCAGGCCCAAATTCACCATCTTCAAATACTTCATGTTGCACAGCTATCCTAGAACTGCAAGGTCTTGTAAGCTCCTCAcaacatccccccccccccccacctcttCCCAGatctcttttaaaattttttataaGTTGATTAGACCTATACATTTTGGACAAAATGATTGGTTTCCATGAATTCAtggctggagaggaaaaaaaaaggtcctttTCATAAAGTATTTCTTAATAGCTTTCCATTCTTCTCCCAGATGGCTTCTAGACAGGAGATGGATGTCTGTGCTTTTGCAGGatgctatttttaaagtgaagcaGTTGCTGGATGGTTAATgaataaagtaataaaagaaGTTTGGAACTTTTTTCTTGACTGTTTCCTAGGACACGCGGTTTTGTGTGTATTGCCTTTAATTCTCTTCTCACTTAGATGATGTAAGTCAAGAGGTTCACTCCTGAAGTCCAGCAGGTTATATTAGTCTGAAGCTATTCTGAGTTAAAGAAGAATTAGACTCATTGGATATGTGCATACAGttcattttatagaaaaaacaAGGTGCATATGTGCAATTTGGGGAATAATATCGTATGCTTATTTCCCCAAATCCACTTCCTTAGCTTACTTTTCATATTTAAGTGCCAGAAATCCCACTGCCAGTACCAGATATGGTTTGTTCCTTATTTGTTGTACTTGGACAGCAAGATAGTAGATAGCTGAGGGCA
It encodes:
- the LOC121083033 gene encoding SAM domain-containing protein SAMSN-1-like isoform X4 is translated as MLKRKPSNVSDKEKSQKPKRTSSFGSFDRFRHHSISKTDDSAEISELETISDVGEAVQAKAANNGGSLGKKMRAISLTMKKKMGKKYIKALSEEMNEEGKDDNDPGGGTHTEKVSLKASDSMESLYSLNSGQSSSSGVTSCSDGTSNRDSLRFDDEVPYSGPFCGRAKVHTDFTPSPYDTDSLKIKKGDIIDIICKTPMGIWTGMLNNKVGNFKFIYVDIILEEEAAPKKIKPPRGSKRTEPKTLQELLDCVHLQEYASTLLLNGYETLEDLKDLQESHLIELNISNPEDRARLLSAIENLQDYDIEQQQKIEGGQETRSLSPHHGFDKSQLNDCPRDSGCYISSENSDNGKEEVDPETLSDMVQSITITESN